CTCAAGAATCCagctgtgtgtgtgtatatatatattgtggtttCTTTCTCTGTTCTTTTTAACAGATGTACATTTATGACGTAAGTGTTTCCTAGGTCTTACTTTTTGTTCCTTCATTTGGTCAGCTTGTCCCCAAGGTAAAATTGTTTGGGGTGTATATTGAAAGTGAACTGAACACAAGTCACACAGGATTGGTAGAATGGTTTAAAGAGGTTGAGCTTCCGCGTATAGCAagattttttcttcctttgttaAAGAACTGGTCTATGGAATATGCAGGAAGGTTTGCTCAAAGAATCCTCTTCTTTTAGCATAATGTTTCACCTCTTGATAATCGTCTACGCCTGTCAATTACCTATATTTACCTATTCTGATTAATGTCATATGCATTTTTTTGTTCCTTCCGGTTCAATTCACTTATTATTCTTCGTTTATGAATCTAGCCTGAGCACAAAAATATTCAGTGGTGTTGCAGGGATCATTGTGGCGCTAAGCTGCTGTACTACAGTAGGAAAATTGTGTTATAGGCGCACTTGCTGTCCCTTAACATTGTCGATTGAGGATGCACTAGTAGAGCTGATGGATCTTTCACACAGTCTTGTGCCAGTGGACAAATTACATCAGTTGGTCACTGAAGCAGGATTTAAAATGGACCTGCTGGCCCATTTTGGTACAAAGGTTTTCCCCAGCAAGAGAAGCGAAGAGCTAGAATTTTGGATTGGGTTGGCTCAGAAAAAACTTTCAGTAGCATTCCAGaaagaaaatatgtttttagGCAGGCAAATCCGCTACAAGGTCCATTCATGACAGTCTTAAGGAATTACACATATCATTTCACGTGACTCTAGACATAAGCAAAAATACTTCTATTGTTCCAATTCCTAATTTCCTAAAGGAAACTTTGTTTATATAATCGAAAAgtatacattttttatataatacacCAAAAATAATTCTTTGTCAAGTTCCCAAAATTCAAGGACCTTGCTTGATGGTTGATTTGGTCACAGCTTTGATAAGCTTATAGTTTCTTTCTGGTTTTAttgcttatcaaaaaacaaaaagaatttctTTCTGGCTTAGCTACTGTACCTTTAGGATTAAATAGTTTTTCTCTGTTGCGAAATTTGACAGGTTCAAGCAGATAGTTTTGCTACTTTAGGAATTTTTGCATATCTTGGAAAGAGTACTAGAGTGTTCTTGTCAAGAATGGGCATTAAGGATCTGGATGAACATGTTAAAGACTTCCTTAGGTAGATTACTTCACATTTTGGTTACATTCTCAACATTTCAGGCCTTACATAAGGATACTTTAGGAGGTCCAATACTTTTCCTGCAGCTACTTGGAATGTGGTAGCCTTTTTGTTTACCCAGAACTTTCTTCCATATCAGTGTATCAACTCTTCATGGAGGTTAGTGTTTCTTCTACTTTTATTGAAGATGCAAAATATGAATCATCCTAATGCATAAAACTTATCTTTACAGGTAGTAATTGATGAAATTGGATGGCTTGATTTTTATGCTGCATTTTCTTACATATGCaattgagagagaagaagatCATCCAAGCAGAGAAAGAGATAATTTTAACTACAGTTTTTACTGTATGCTATGATGTTTTCTCCGGGTTTGCTCACTTCAGCTGTTCAACTCTACTGCCAATAGACACAAATTTGCTAGAATTCTTGCTACGGAGGTAGCCTACATCATCTGATCTTTCATTCAGAGCTTTATTTGTTAGAATTTCTTAGTCTACTTGAGTGGTTTAGGCTCTTAAGGTATCTTCTTGTCAACTTTTCAGTCAGAGCATGTTAACTGTCTGTTTGGAAGACTACTGGGCAGCTTATGATAAACCATGGTATATTGTTTAGCATTGTCTGCTATTGATGACACTACTTTAGAGAGGAACGAAATAATAGTTCTCATGTTGATTTTACCTAGCAGTGAACCCCTAAAGTTTTCAGAAACAGGTTCCTCTGATGCCACTTCATTTTTACAATCTAGGGGAACAATTAAGTCATCAGTAGTCTTGGAAGCACAACAAAATCTAAATGACTTAAGGGCACAGAGATGCACAAAGAATGACACTCAACATGGATCTAAACTGAAAAAGGTATGGCTATCAGATGATAACATCTATATGTAATATTTTCATGATGATGGATGTAGAAAAATGGACAAAAGACTCTCCACATTGATCTAAACCGGAAAGGGTTTTGGTGTCAGATGATAGCTACTGTTGTTAACATCTTCATGATGATAAAGGGAAAAGAATTGGTAATAACTCATGGCATTGATCTAAATGTAATAACTCTACTTTTATTTGCATGAATAATTAGCAGACTGCttcatcccccccccccccccccccccccccctgcacacaaaaaaaaaaaaaaaagtgtatgcAAATGCATGTATGTGTTTCTTGTTGTAACCATTGCAATTATTTTCCTGTAATAGCTGGATACCGTATCAGCTGGGTATTTGGAGGGAGCCTGTGCTGGTAAGTCATTTCCTCAGCATGAGAGTTTAATTAGGAAATACAGTATCAAGTTGGCATCTACAAGCTCTGTAAGGGTGATACTTCCCTTCTAGTAAATGGGCagatttattttaaactttagatGCTAATAGCCTAGTATTGgaaattaatttgttttaaaggATATCTGGATGGGTACGCAATTGCTTCTCACAGACATCAGGGTTGCTGCAGAGCTACTTGTAAATCAATTATGTGGTTACCAGGTCGCAGAGAGGGAAAGAAAGAAGTCAAAAAGAACTTTAAATTACACTTCTTCACTTATCCCAATAACAATTCTAATGCTACTTCCTGTAAGCACTTATTGGATCACTTTTCTTTcagtagtttttattttttatttttttatcactgACTCAAGAACATACCTACTTATGTATGAGTATGACCTTTAATGAGTTTAGCATTCTGAAATTGGACCAACTAATAAATATAGCAACTTTATTCTGATGTAATAGTATTCCTTATGGTACCAAGAGTGAAAGCATTATCTATCCAGATAAAGGtttattaaaatagtttattcTTTTAATGTAGCCCTTATAAATGATGAAAGTACCCCCTGTTCACAATGAGGTATAGCTGTAAGTCTCTAACCAGAGACAGTAAGatgaataaaaatttcaataattgaAGCATAATTAGGTTTATTCACTTGTTCATTGTGCtacaatttgttttgtttttttttttttttttttttctgtatttCTTTTGTTAATCATTTATAGTTCTTTATAGAAGctaactctttttttctctcatgtATAATATGCACTTGGGTGTCAAGGTGACCTATTAATAGGGTTACACAAGAGCAGAGCTTATGCAAGAAACACTAACAGATTCATAACGAAGTTGACAAATTTTCTCTCCCTGTTCTACGAGCAGGTATCTGCTATAGGTCATGCAACCATTCTAGCAGCAATCAAAAAGGACATACCATTCTTGGTAATTGCCTTCCCATTgtgtttataatttattcaAGTACTTCCTGttaatcatgctttcatgtacTGCATCCAGATTCCTTCTCCATATTCTTCTGAGCGATTGGATGTTATGAAACAACtaaaaagaactaagaagatGGAAGTTCAGTCATGGGGCAACCTTGAAGATCCATCCTCTAGAATACCGAAGTAATTATTTCATGGGATCTTGTTGTCTAAATGTTGCTTAACAGCTCCTTATACTAACCTTGTTGCACAATCAGTACATTGATGGGTGCATGCATACATATGTTGAGACAGAATGTATAGGTAGACAAACtatttacttatcaaagaaCCAAAGTAGTTTGACAAACACATTTTCTATTGATTTATGGTTGGGTGCAAATGCGAATTTGGGGATGCAAAAGATTCAGGTTCCAAATCAGAAACCACCTGAGGTTATATATTTTCACTGGCACTTCTATAATGATGTCAATGTTACTTGGTTCAAAGCTTTTCCTCAGAATTTGACAATCAACTAAAACAGTGACATTAACCATTGTAACAGTAACTGTATAGATTTTATCTTTCTTCCTATCTTAGCATTCGTTCTTTGGGCAAGTTCCCAGGTACCCTCTATATCATCTCATTGCACCCAAAGCATCATGCATTACCTTCCTTCTCTTTTATACTAACCATATATGTGTATTTTAATTACTGGTTTTAAGATCACCTCTAATCCACTATAAGAAAATAAACTCCTATAAAAGTTACAGCTATGAATGGTTGGAATTAAGAATGTCAATGAGGAGAACAAGAATTTGAATAGAGCTGAACTGAGGCCTTGATTTGTCATCTAAAATCCCCTGCAAAACTGTTGAGGTGAGTCTGCATCATCAGTTTGTGTCAAAGAGATAGTGAAACCGAGAACTAGCCAACCCTACTGTAAAGATATCAgcattttggttttttgtacaaacaaacaaactgtACTTTTAGAGTTGAGAAGCTCACGAATGAAGTGATAATAAACTTCAATATGTTTTGTTTGAACCTGAAAAACAGGTGACAAGGTAAAGATGGTGAGATGTGAAATTCATATAGTATAGAGTGAATACATATAATTTCTGCAGTTGTACATGCAAGTGCATGAATCTCGGCCTTTACTTGACGTGGCTACAATGGGTTGTTTCTTGCAAGACCATGAAATGAGATTAGCCCCAAGATACTGAAGAGCTTGTTGTGCGATGAATGGCATGGTAAGTGTATCTTTGATATACCTAGGGATTCATTTTATGGCCTGTAAGTTAACAGTTGTTGGAGAGGGAGCATAAACTGACGGGTTTAATTGAAAACATAAGTAAGATCAAACCTAGTCATCGTATGATATGGGCAAATTACTTCAACTGAAAATGGATACAGATGCAGGGAGCATCACTTTTGAATGGACCTAAAATTAACGTCACTTTTATCATGTAACAACTGCAATAACTCAcattaataattgtgaaaaaaagtgtctttatttattgttttaaaattgTCCCACTTgttaataaaaagaagattgTTCACATTGAAGTTTCATATAAAGTTTGAGGGCTGTTCAGAATTgccaaaattttgataaaagtATAAACGATGAAGTACTCCACTaaagaagaaacaagattcaaaacaaatattccCTCCCTTGTGTAAGTgcgtttgtttctcaaaaaaaaaaaaaaatcaaaacgaaTATTTATAATGACGATGTGGAAATCTTCAATCAAGTAGGTTTGTCTAGATGAGATAGCAACCCCATCCCTATGCCTGCAATTGCCATAAAAAGCCCTCCTTAGGTGGTCACCGGTATGGTACTTGCCACAAGGCCTCCAATAATAAAGTCAATGTATAAGCTTTTAAGAAAGTATGAGAGCTTAGAATATCAGAACTACGGCGTATTAGTATATTAAGTGTGTGTATGTACTTTCTTTATTTGGTTCCGAGAGGTGTTTATATATGGCTCCATTGCTTCTAGTCGTTGTGGCCTTTATTGTGGTTTTAGCGCTTCTTTTGTAACTCCTTTGGGCTCATTAACGTGGGTTTTGATGAGCTTCCAATAGTTTGACAGCTAATTTATAACTGTCTGAAGTATTGAATCCTCTATTAATGGCTTGCTTTCCTTCGTCCATGACGTGACCAGATGTATGAAGGTGCCTGATGGGATCGTCTGGGCAAGAAGGTTTGTTGGTCCTATCACAATTGGTACTAGGTTGGAGCATCAGTGAGATAACACGTTATCAAGTATGCTGATAAAGCATGTacttacaaaagaaaaatccatAAAATGATACAAAAGCTTTCAGATTGACAAAAATGACGAAGTGAGATTAATGAGGTCAGAAACAAATCAAAAGCAGacttaaaaaaactaaaaaaattctaCGCAACAAGTTTGGCAAACAAATACATGAGAACAGATTGCCTTGCACAATCCCCTGAAAACAAGAGAACATCTTGTGTATTGTAGAACCAACAATCTTTAAGACTATTCTCTAATTCTatgcttctttgatttcttgattTGATGGTCATTGTTCAAAGAATATATTTCTCCGCCTACCAATTCTTGCTCACTTTCACTCCTTTTCCTTGTACTCCTGCAAAATTTTTACGTTACTGACTTATACAACAGAAACTCAAAAAgttcacaaaattttcttaaactcaaaaCTCAGTTGAAAACCTGTCAGATACTGAAAAATCTTCCGAATGTCTAGCCAACCAGCGAATGCTTCCTGTGTTAGCAGGAAGTAGAGATCCAGAAACGTGCAGTCTTTCCTCATCAAAGCTGCAAATATGAAGATATAAAATTCAACACACAATTATGATAAAAAGTTCAACAAAATGTTTTGCAATTAAACAAGTgtaattttttccaattttccaGAACTTTGACTTAAAGCACAGAATATCTAAACTCATATATAATTACACTAAGTTCAATAAATTCAAGCTGCCGGGGTTCAAGTGAGAGCCCAACAGTAATGACATCCTTTGTGGTGTTATATATTTGTGGTTAACACCACCTGCCCTGCCCCCACTATCTacctatcaaaacaaatttcaagCTGCCAACAAAGCTATTATGTAATTGATGGACATGTTGCAACCAACATGTAAAAGTTTTTAGATTGATGGACCAGCATTAAGAGATGAGATGATTTCTAAACTATAGCTAAATATGTCAACTTGGAGCagtaaaacaattttttaagtaaattgcAATtgatcaatcaatatataagaaaatcttgaataggaacaaacaattaaaaaaaattgtatctgccttatttcttaaaaatagttgggaaaaaaaaaaaggaatgggTAAATAAGATCTATTCCTTTATGAACCCTCATGGTCATTATATCTATAAACAACAATAGTTGTTACCAACTACATGGGGTTGTATAAGTTAGGTAGAATCCCAATATTATTAGCACCTCGGGTAGTGAATCCCACTAGATGATCAGCATGcccatattcttaatttcttaagTGTTGCAATTGATTGTGTAGGTTTCTCTATTAAATGCCATTCACAAACGACTTAGAAATAACACAAGGAAAATAATTTACCTATTCTTCTTATaagtaatagaattttattgaaCATGAAAAGGACTACTCTATGTTCACAATGATGAACATAAAgcaccttcaaaaaaaaaaaaaaaaagcaagtcaATTAGAAAATCTAAGAGAAAGTTGGAAATCAAAAACTGAAATACAGTTGATAAAATCCCATGTTTGAAAGTACGGAGCAACAAAGACTTCAATTGATCAATAGGTCTCACAATCTCCTCAAATATAAATCACATTTACCTAAATGAGTAGATTAATTGTTCTTTTAATTTGAACCAGTAGTCAACaataaaggaattttatcaaagTTTGTTTCCTTCATCATAAAAGCTTCCTCTATTTATGTTTATGGTATTAAGAATTTgagacacacacatatataaagagaCTTCACACAAATATAAATAGACTTCACAACCATCCATTGAAAATCGTTTCAATATCAATCTTTAAATTCTTTATGAAACCAAGAGACCAATATTACctaaatagagagagagagagagagagagagagagagagagagagagagagagagagagaggacgaAGGAGGAGAAACAGACCATACTTAAGTTATTAAATGAgtgaaacacacacacatacacacatgtAAAGAACGTGCCAGTCTAAATATGTTGATGAAATAAAAATGTCACCTTTTGACTAAAAAGCGAATCACGGTTCCAACCTTTATCACATGTCGCTTTTGAGATCTGCTAGCAAATAGTTCATCACCATGTTTCTAGGACAAAATATGCATATCATATAATTCAATCAGCATTCAAGTCCTCATACATACGAG
The sequence above is drawn from the Castanea sativa cultivar Marrone di Chiusa Pesio chromosome 5, ASM4071231v1 genome and encodes:
- the LOC142633635 gene encoding uncharacterized protein LOC142633635 codes for the protein MASQLSLQLPQFFYYSKSVGPDNRGKAMANAPHSLNFKPKEQGTCVLSKKNYSRWFSSWMLLSMASSHSNQTNSENGVPVANHQSPELGFNRVNCLAWVLHESARSFSCAVESLQLSGTGPAIAMAWIGKDVHDWHKRVAYQLVPKVKLFGVYIESELNTSHTGLVEWFKEVELPRIARFFLPLLKNWSMEYAGSGVAGIIVALSCCTTVGKLCYRRTCCPLTLSIEDALVELMDLSHSLVPVDKLHQLVTEAGFKMDLLAHFGTKVFPSKRSEELEFWIGLAQKKLSVAFQKENMFLGRQIRYKVQADSFATLGIFAYLGKSTRVFLSRMGIKDLDEHVKDFLR